In Hydrogenovibrio thermophilus, the following are encoded in one genomic region:
- a CDS encoding ammonium transporter has product MEGNFLQLSYALDTFYFLMSAVLVMWMAAGFAMLEAGLVRSKNTVEILTKNALLYSVACTMYLIVGYNFMYPGDPISAYLPNISFLLGADNAVDAVVAGGDGAPYYSGMSDFIFQAVFAAATMSIVSGAIAERMKLWPFLVFAVVMTAFIYPMEGYWKWGGGWLDQLGFQDFAGSVVVHMAGAAAALAAVILVGPRLGKYGPNGEVRAIPGANLPMATLGMFILWMGWFGFNGGSELMISNVDEANAVAAIFVNTNAAAAGGMIAAALLGRFMFGKTDLTMAINGALAGLVSITAEPLAPTPGLALIIGMVGGIIVVLSVIGMDKMKLDDPVGAISVHGTAGIWGIFAVLFSNSDATFMGQLIGTVATFAWMFIASFIVLYIIKKAVGLRPTEEQEQEGLDVEECGMEAYPEFNQKN; this is encoded by the coding sequence ATGGAAGGAAATTTTTTACAACTATCCTATGCACTGGATACGTTTTACTTTTTGATGAGCGCCGTGCTCGTCATGTGGATGGCCGCCGGGTTTGCCATGCTGGAAGCCGGTCTGGTTCGCAGCAAGAACACGGTTGAAATCTTAACCAAAAACGCACTGCTTTACAGTGTTGCCTGTACTATGTACCTGATTGTCGGGTATAACTTCATGTACCCTGGCGACCCAATCAGCGCTTACCTACCTAACATCTCGTTCCTGTTGGGCGCGGACAATGCGGTTGACGCCGTAGTCGCTGGCGGAGACGGTGCACCTTACTACTCAGGTATGTCTGACTTCATCTTCCAGGCGGTTTTCGCGGCTGCGACGATGTCGATTGTTTCCGGTGCGATTGCTGAGCGAATGAAGCTTTGGCCTTTCTTGGTGTTCGCGGTTGTCATGACGGCGTTCATCTACCCTATGGAAGGTTACTGGAAATGGGGCGGCGGCTGGTTGGATCAGCTAGGCTTCCAAGACTTCGCCGGTTCCGTTGTTGTTCACATGGCTGGTGCCGCTGCCGCTTTGGCTGCTGTAATCCTGGTCGGACCACGTCTTGGTAAATACGGTCCTAACGGTGAAGTCCGTGCGATTCCAGGTGCGAACCTTCCGATGGCAACCCTAGGTATGTTCATTCTTTGGATGGGCTGGTTCGGGTTCAACGGTGGTTCTGAGCTGATGATTTCCAATGTTGACGAAGCGAACGCCGTTGCTGCGATCTTCGTAAACACGAATGCGGCTGCTGCCGGTGGTATGATTGCCGCTGCATTGTTGGGACGCTTCATGTTCGGTAAGACCGACTTGACCATGGCGATCAACGGTGCCTTGGCCGGTCTGGTATCCATCACGGCTGAACCGCTAGCGCCAACACCTGGTTTGGCTCTGATCATCGGTATGGTCGGTGGTATCATCGTGGTACTTTCCGTCATCGGTATGGACAAAATGAAGCTTGACGATCCAGTCGGTGCGATCTCCGTTCACGGTACCGCCGGTATCTGGGGTATCTTCGCGGTATTGTTCAGCAACTCCGACGCGACTTTCATGGGTCAGTTGATCGGTACGGTTGCAACATTCGCTTGGATGTTCATCGCTTCGTTCATTGTTCTTTACATCATCAAGAAAGCGGTTGGCCTACGCCCAACTGAAGAACAAGAACAAGAAGGCTTGGACGTTGAAGAATGTGGTATGGAAGCTTACCCAGAATTCAACCAGAAAAACTAA
- a CDS encoding GNAT family N-acetyltransferase, with amino-acid sequence MSTQIRQASFQDIPEMVVLLKSLFALEADFDFDIDKQVKGIGFIIENKDCCYLVAESNNHVIGICSAQWVYSTSEGAKSAWIEDLIVHPTHQGKGIGKLLLNAILDWCEQQGCTRAQLVYDKDNINAIAFYEKAGWQMTNLGVLKIHPAE; translated from the coding sequence ATGTCAACGCAGATCAGACAAGCCTCTTTTCAGGACATTCCCGAAATGGTCGTCCTACTCAAATCCTTATTCGCGCTGGAAGCCGATTTCGATTTCGATATCGACAAGCAAGTCAAAGGCATCGGTTTCATCATCGAGAACAAGGATTGCTGTTATCTGGTGGCCGAATCGAATAACCACGTCATCGGTATCTGCAGTGCACAATGGGTGTATTCCACTTCGGAAGGCGCCAAGTCCGCCTGGATCGAAGATCTGATCGTCCACCCGACCCATCAAGGCAAAGGGATCGGCAAACTGTTATTGAACGCGATACTGGACTGGTGTGAACAGCAGGGCTGCACGAGAGCACAACTGGTGTATGACAAAGACAACATCAACGCCATTGCGTTTTATGAGAAAGCCGGCTGGCAAATGACGAATCTCGGCGTTTTGAAGATTCACCCGGCCGAGTAA
- a CDS encoding type 1 glutamine amidotransferase, which translates to MNVVVLKHAPFERLGQIEVWLQAKSASVETVVLYEPNVRYPDLASTDLVIALGGPMSVNDEVNYPWLVAEKQYIRDVIEADIPLLGICLGGQLIATALGAKVTDNPEVEIGWHTVSNVSDDATVFRFPDALEIFNWHGETFALPEGAKRLIESKVCPNQGFQLGERIIGLQCHPEVTPTIIQEWVDEIGEQMTEGDYVQQPGVMLAEPEVKMLTVRPVLFDLLDYLVRDA; encoded by the coding sequence ATGAATGTGGTGGTGTTAAAGCACGCGCCGTTTGAACGGCTCGGGCAAATCGAGGTATGGTTGCAGGCGAAATCGGCCTCGGTCGAAACCGTGGTTTTGTATGAACCCAACGTGCGTTATCCTGATTTGGCATCCACGGACCTGGTGATTGCATTAGGCGGTCCGATGAGTGTGAATGACGAGGTCAATTACCCTTGGTTGGTGGCGGAGAAGCAGTATATTCGCGATGTGATTGAAGCCGATATTCCGTTATTGGGCATTTGCCTGGGTGGGCAGTTGATTGCCACGGCACTGGGTGCGAAAGTCACCGATAACCCGGAAGTGGAAATCGGTTGGCATACCGTCTCGAATGTGAGCGACGACGCGACGGTTTTCCGTTTTCCGGACGCGTTGGAGATTTTCAATTGGCACGGTGAAACCTTTGCGTTGCCGGAAGGGGCCAAGCGTCTGATTGAAAGTAAAGTCTGTCCGAATCAAGGGTTCCAGCTTGGTGAACGCATCATCGGTTTGCAATGTCATCCGGAAGTGACGCCAACGATTATTCAAGAGTGGGTTGATGAAATCGGCGAGCAGATGACGGAAGGGGACTATGTTCAGCAACCCGGCGTTATGTTGGCCGAACCGGAAGTTAAAATGCTGACGGTGCGGCCGGTATTGTTCGATTTGCTGGACTATCTGGTTCGGGACGCTTGA
- the folD gene encoding bifunctional methylenetetrahydrofolate dehydrogenase/methenyltetrahydrofolate cyclohydrolase FolD produces the protein MSAKIIDGKAVSKAVRDKIKDQVDMRLSQGLRAPGLAVILIGDDPASSVYVNNKKRACEEVGFVSKSWHWPSSTTQTELLDLIRQLNDDSSIDGILVQLPLPEHIDAETVIENIHPDKDVDGFHPYNIGRLTVRMPTLRPCTPYGCMTLLNHYGLSAKGKHAVIVGASNIVGRPMSLELLLAGATTTVCHRFTADLKTHVAMADILVVAVGKPGFIPADWLKPGCIVIDVGINRLEDGSLTGDVDKAAMDVAAHVTPVPGGVGPMTIATLLENTLIACERHQLS, from the coding sequence ATGAGCGCAAAGATTATTGACGGTAAGGCCGTCTCAAAAGCGGTTCGCGACAAAATCAAAGATCAGGTCGATATGCGTTTGTCGCAGGGCCTGAGAGCGCCAGGCCTGGCCGTTATTCTGATTGGTGACGATCCGGCGTCGTCGGTTTACGTGAACAACAAGAAACGGGCGTGTGAGGAAGTGGGCTTCGTGTCCAAGTCCTGGCATTGGCCGTCTTCGACCACGCAAACCGAGCTATTGGATTTGATTCGTCAATTGAACGACGACAGTTCGATTGACGGGATTCTGGTTCAGTTGCCGTTACCGGAACACATCGATGCCGAAACCGTGATTGAGAACATCCATCCCGATAAGGATGTGGATGGTTTCCACCCGTATAACATCGGCCGTTTGACGGTGCGGATGCCGACCTTGCGTCCCTGTACGCCATACGGTTGCATGACGCTGTTGAACCATTACGGTTTGTCCGCCAAAGGCAAGCATGCGGTGATTGTGGGCGCGTCCAATATCGTGGGCCGCCCGATGTCGCTGGAGCTGTTGTTGGCCGGTGCGACAACCACGGTTTGTCACCGCTTCACGGCGGACTTGAAAACCCACGTCGCCATGGCCGACATCCTGGTGGTGGCGGTCGGTAAGCCGGGCTTTATTCCGGCGGATTGGTTGAAACCGGGCTGCATCGTCATCGATGTGGGTATCAACCGTTTGGAAGACGGTTCCCTGACCGGCGATGTCGATAAGGCGGCGATGGACGTGGCGGCCCATGTCACGCCAGTACCGGGTGGTGTGGGGCCGATGACCATTGCGACCCTGCTGGAAAACACCTTGATCGCTTGCGAGCGACATCAACTGTCTTAA
- a CDS encoding FMN-binding glutamate synthase family protein, whose protein sequence is MTMKQPGLIESATFSRDVIHEIQRAAETGIYDIRGFGAKRKVPHFDDLLFLGASMSRYPLEGYREKCGTDVTLGTRFAKNPIKLDIPVTIAGMSFGALSANAKEALGRGANMVGTSTTTGDGGMTPEERKTSKTLVYQYLPSRYGMNPDDLRKADAIEVVLGQGAKPGGGGMLLGQKITDRVAQMRNLPKGIDQRSACRHPDWTGPDDLAIKIQELREITDWQVPIYIKVGATRTYYDVKLAVKAGADVIVVDGMQGGTAATQDVFIEHVGIPTMAAIPQAVRALQEMDMHRKVQLIVSGGIRSGADVAKAMALGADAVAIGTAALVALGCNHPKWDAEYQKIGSAAGFYDDYHEGKCPAGISTQDTELAARLNPEEAGKRLANYLQVLTMEAQTLARACGKSHLHNLEPEDLVALNVEAAAMAGVPLAGTGWIPGKSNY, encoded by the coding sequence ATGACGATGAAACAACCTGGATTAATCGAATCCGCAACTTTTAGCCGTGACGTGATTCATGAAATTCAACGTGCGGCGGAAACGGGCATCTACGACATTCGCGGTTTCGGTGCGAAGCGTAAGGTCCCGCATTTCGATGATTTATTGTTCCTGGGCGCCAGTATGTCGCGTTATCCGTTGGAAGGCTACCGTGAGAAATGCGGTACCGACGTGACCTTGGGCACGCGTTTCGCCAAGAACCCGATTAAGTTGGATATTCCGGTGACCATTGCCGGGATGAGTTTCGGTGCCTTGTCCGCCAATGCCAAAGAAGCTCTGGGACGCGGTGCCAACATGGTGGGCACCAGTACCACCACCGGCGACGGCGGGATGACGCCGGAAGAGCGTAAAACGTCCAAAACGCTGGTTTATCAATACTTGCCGTCTCGTTACGGGATGAACCCGGATGATTTGCGTAAGGCCGACGCCATTGAAGTGGTTTTGGGGCAAGGTGCCAAGCCGGGCGGCGGCGGGATGCTGTTGGGGCAAAAAATCACCGACCGTGTCGCGCAGATGCGTAACCTGCCGAAAGGCATCGACCAACGCAGTGCCTGTCGTCACCCGGACTGGACAGGACCGGACGATTTGGCCATCAAGATTCAGGAATTGCGTGAAATCACCGATTGGCAAGTACCGATTTACATCAAAGTGGGTGCAACGCGTACTTACTATGATGTGAAGTTGGCGGTGAAAGCCGGTGCGGATGTCATCGTTGTCGATGGTATGCAAGGCGGTACGGCGGCGACGCAAGACGTCTTTATCGAGCACGTCGGGATTCCGACCATGGCGGCGATTCCACAGGCGGTTCGCGCCTTGCAGGAAATGGACATGCACCGTAAGGTTCAGTTGATTGTTTCCGGCGGGATTCGCAGTGGCGCCGATGTGGCGAAAGCCATGGCGTTGGGCGCGGACGCTGTCGCCATCGGAACGGCTGCATTGGTGGCGTTGGGCTGTAACCACCCGAAATGGGATGCCGAGTACCAAAAAATCGGTTCAGCGGCCGGTTTCTACGACGATTACCATGAAGGTAAATGCCCAGCGGGGATTTCCACGCAAGACACCGAATTGGCGGCGCGTCTGAATCCGGAAGAAGCCGGTAAGCGTTTGGCCAACTATCTGCAAGTGCTGACGATGGAAGCGCAAACGTTGGCGCGTGCCTGTGGTAAGTCCCACTTGCACAACCTGGAACCGGAAGATCTGGTGGCTTTGAATGTCGAAGCGGCGGCGATGGCCGGTGTGCCTTTGGCAGGAACAGGCTGGATTCCGGGTAAATCAAACTATTAA
- a CDS encoding GltB/FmdC/FwdC-like GXGXG domain-containing protein, translating into MEFDLKTQTVREVNQALHDLPKDKTTEVVVNGISGDHNLAVGMDQPAKITLNGHAGYYCAGMNKEAEIIVNGNAGQGVAENMMSGKVHVKGNASQSAAATAHGGLLVVDGDAAARCGISMKGVNIVVKGSVGHMSAFMGQSGCLVVCGDAGEALGDSLYEAHLYVKGKVESLGADCIQKEMRPEHIEELSALLKEAGSDEDPHSFTRYGSARQLYTFKVDNASAY; encoded by the coding sequence ATGGAATTTGATTTGAAAACACAAACGGTCAGAGAGGTGAATCAAGCCTTGCATGATTTGCCGAAAGACAAAACCACGGAAGTGGTGGTGAACGGCATCAGTGGTGACCACAACCTGGCGGTCGGGATGGACCAGCCTGCGAAGATTACTTTGAACGGTCATGCCGGTTACTATTGCGCGGGCATGAACAAAGAAGCGGAAATCATCGTTAACGGTAACGCCGGTCAAGGCGTGGCGGAAAATATGATGTCCGGTAAGGTGCACGTCAAAGGCAATGCCAGCCAGTCGGCCGCAGCCACGGCACATGGCGGCCTGTTGGTGGTGGATGGCGATGCCGCCGCCCGTTGCGGTATTTCCATGAAAGGCGTCAACATCGTTGTGAAAGGCTCGGTCGGTCACATGAGTGCCTTTATGGGGCAGTCGGGTTGTTTGGTTGTCTGTGGTGACGCCGGTGAGGCGTTGGGGGATTCCTTGTACGAAGCCCATTTGTATGTCAAAGGTAAGGTCGAGTCCCTGGGCGCGGATTGCATTCAGAAAGAAATGCGTCCGGAGCACATCGAGGAACTGTCCGCATTGTTGAAAGAAGCCGGTAGTGATGAGGACCCGCATAGCTTTACCCGTTACGGTTCAGCCCGCCAGCTGTATACCTTTAAAGTCGATAACGCCTCGGCGTATTAA
- a CDS encoding class II glutamine amidotransferase — protein MCGIVGLYLKNSALESQLGKLFEPMLIAMTGRGPDSAGFAIYGDEVSDDMIKLTLQHEDEHYPWHMLAEALEETYSTPVSVMHNANAAVLKMKAEEAPVRETIAEFDSTIRIMSVGRSIEILKEVGLPENIAERFNLAGMKGSHIVGHTRMATESGVTMEGSHPFSTGMDLCLVHNGSLSNHNRLREELEHKGIQFETENDSEVAAGYLTWRLREGASVKEALEGAIEDLDGFFTFTVGTKDGFAVVRDPIACKPAVMAETDDYVAMASEYHALSSLPGIENAKLWEPDPGKVYFWGKG, from the coding sequence ATGTGTGGAATTGTAGGGTTATATTTGAAAAACAGCGCACTTGAGAGTCAACTCGGCAAGCTGTTCGAGCCGATGCTGATTGCCATGACAGGGCGCGGACCGGACAGTGCCGGGTTTGCGATTTACGGGGACGAAGTGTCCGACGATATGATTAAGCTGACGCTGCAACATGAAGACGAGCATTATCCTTGGCATATGTTGGCCGAAGCGCTTGAAGAAACCTATAGCACGCCGGTTTCCGTGATGCACAACGCCAATGCGGCGGTGCTGAAAATGAAAGCCGAAGAAGCGCCGGTACGTGAAACCATCGCTGAATTCGATTCGACTATCCGCATCATGAGCGTGGGGCGTTCCATCGAGATTCTGAAAGAAGTCGGACTGCCAGAAAACATCGCTGAACGTTTCAACCTAGCGGGCATGAAAGGGTCGCATATTGTGGGTCATACCCGTATGGCGACGGAAAGCGGCGTGACGATGGAAGGTTCGCATCCGTTTTCGACCGGGATGGATTTGTGCCTGGTGCACAACGGTTCCTTGTCGAACCATAACCGCCTGCGTGAAGAGCTGGAGCACAAAGGTATCCAGTTTGAAACCGAAAACGATTCCGAAGTGGCGGCCGGTTACCTGACCTGGCGTTTGCGTGAAGGCGCCAGCGTAAAAGAAGCGTTGGAAGGGGCCATTGAAGATTTGGACGGTTTTTTCACCTTTACGGTCGGAACCAAAGACGGCTTCGCGGTGGTGCGTGACCCAATCGCGTGTAAGCCGGCGGTCATGGCGGAAACGGACGATTACGTGGCCATGGCGTCTGAGTACCATGCGTTGTCCTCCTTGCCGGGCATCGAGAACGCTAAATTGTGGGAACCCGATCCAGGAAAAGTGTATTTCTGGGGTAAAGGCTGA
- the glnT gene encoding type III glutamate--ammonia ligase, translating to MTIEEAKKFLEDNQIKYILAQFVDIHGVAKTKSVPASCLESIVEDGAGFAGFAVWGLGMEPHDGDYMAKADLSTLSIVPWQPGYARVACTGHVHDKPYEYDTRHIMLKQIERLSEKGWTLNTGIEPEFSLLKRNEDGHLMPYDESDTLDKPCYDYKGLSRSRAFLEKFVDSLQQVGFDVYQIDHEDANGQFEINYTYSDAKTSADRITFVRMAGSEIANEMGMICSFMPKPNANRTGNGFHFHLSITDDQGNNLFKDDSDKNNMGLSELAYDFLGGLMHHAKALCAFAAPTVNSYKRLVVGRSLSGATWAPAFISYGDNNRSAMVRVPYGRLEFRLPDTGCNPYLVTAAIIAAGLDGVAKKLNPGEPQNINHYGLSLDEIKARGIDTLPQSLSEALDELEEDSLFVEQFGENFMKEFIDIKRMEWVEYQRHVSDWELNRYAEYF from the coding sequence ATGACGATTGAAGAAGCCAAAAAATTCCTTGAAGACAACCAGATTAAATACATTCTGGCCCAGTTTGTCGATATCCACGGTGTCGCCAAAACCAAGTCGGTTCCGGCCAGTTGCCTGGAGTCGATTGTGGAAGACGGTGCCGGGTTTGCCGGGTTCGCCGTCTGGGGCTTGGGCATGGAACCGCACGACGGCGATTATATGGCCAAAGCGGATTTAAGCACTTTGAGTATCGTCCCTTGGCAACCGGGGTATGCGCGTGTGGCCTGTACCGGTCACGTGCATGATAAGCCTTATGAATACGATACGCGCCACATCATGTTGAAACAAATCGAGCGTTTGAGCGAAAAAGGCTGGACCTTGAACACCGGGATCGAGCCAGAATTCAGCTTGCTGAAACGCAATGAAGACGGGCATTTGATGCCGTATGACGAAAGCGATACCTTGGACAAACCGTGTTACGACTATAAAGGCTTGTCGCGTTCCCGCGCATTTTTGGAAAAATTCGTCGATTCCCTGCAGCAGGTCGGATTCGATGTTTATCAGATTGACCACGAAGACGCCAACGGTCAGTTCGAAATCAACTACACCTATTCCGACGCGAAAACTTCGGCAGACCGCATCACCTTTGTGCGCATGGCCGGCAGCGAAATCGCCAATGAAATGGGCATGATCTGCTCTTTTATGCCGAAGCCGAATGCCAACCGCACCGGGAACGGGTTCCATTTCCACTTGTCGATTACCGATGACCAGGGAAATAACCTGTTCAAAGACGATTCCGACAAAAACAACATGGGATTGTCGGAACTGGCTTATGACTTCTTGGGCGGATTGATGCATCACGCGAAAGCGTTATGTGCGTTTGCCGCGCCGACGGTGAACTCCTATAAGCGTCTGGTCGTCGGGCGTTCTCTGTCCGGCGCGACCTGGGCGCCGGCGTTTATCAGCTACGGCGATAACAACCGTTCGGCGATGGTTCGCGTGCCTTATGGGCGTTTGGAGTTCCGTTTGCCGGATACCGGGTGCAACCCGTATCTGGTGACCGCCGCCATCATTGCCGCCGGCTTGGACGGAGTGGCGAAGAAATTGAACCCGGGCGAGCCGCAAAATATCAACCACTACGGCTTGTCGTTGGATGAAATCAAGGCAAGAGGGATTGATACCCTGCCGCAATCCTTGTCGGAAGCCTTGGACGAGTTGGAAGAAGATTCGTTGTTCGTCGAACAGTTCGGCGAGAACTTCATGAAAGAATTTATTGATATCAAACGCATGGAATGGGTTGAATACCAGCGCCATGTGTCCGATTGGGAGTTAAACCGTTATGCAGAGTATTTTTAA